The DNA segment CTGTCTAGCGCGCCAAATGGTTCATCCATCAGCAAAATGCGCGGATCATTGGCAAGTGCGCGGGCAAGGGCCACGCGCTGGCGCATGCCGCCTGAAAGCTCCTTGGGATAGGATTTCTCAAACCCGTCAAGATGAACGGCCTTGAGCAGATCATCGGCGATGTCTTCGCATTCGGATTTGGCAAGGTTTTTAAGCTGCGGGCCGAACATGACGTTTTCACGCACCGTCAGCCAGGGAAACAGGGTGTAGCTTTGAAACACCATGCCGCGATCAGCAGACGGGCCATTGATCGGTTCGCCATCGAGTTCAAGCCGCCCCGATGTCGGGGTTTCAAGCCCGGCGACAAGGCGCAAAAGCGTGGATTTGCCACAGCCCGACGGGCCGACAATCACTGAAAAGGTGTCGTTGGCAACATCAAGCGAGACGTCATCCAGGGCCAGAACCGGTGGTTTGCCCTTGGGCTCGAAACGGACCGTGATGTCACGGAGGGAAAGCATGCTCATAACGGTATCGCCCCTTAAAAATCAGCAGACCAGGGCAGCAAGCGCCGGCGTGCCCATTTAAAGAAGAAATCGGTGATCAGTCCCAGAATGCCGATGGTAAAGACACCGAGCAAAATCACATCGGTAAACAGCCCGCGCATGGCGTTGAGGATCATGTAGCCAAGGCCGGTATCAGCCGCGACCAGTTCGGCCACCACAAGATAGGTCCAGGCCCAGCCCATGGTGACGCGCAGGTTATCCATCACGCCGGGCATGCATGCAGGCACCAGAACGCGGGTGACGACACGGCGGCGATCCGCACCGAGCGTGTAGGCGCAATCAATCAGGTCCTTGGAAATCCGGGCCGAAACGTCGGAAATCAAAATCAGCTGCTGGAAAAAGGTGCCGAGGAAAATCACCATGATTTTCTGTTCGACCCCGATGCCGATCCACAGGATCAGAAGCGGGATCAGGGCGGAAACCGGGATATAGCGCATGAAGCCGGTGATCGGTTCAATCAGCGCCTGAACCGCACGGAAACTGCCCATCAGAATGCCGATCGGTACGGCAAAGACGGAGGCCAGGATAAAGCCCGACAGGATGACAACAAGGCTTGCCCACATATGTTCAAACAACGACATATTGGCGATGCGCTTGATGCCAGCTTGAACCACTTCATGCGGGGCGGCAAGGAAGTCCCGGGGCGTGATCCCGCCATAGGTGAGCAAGCACCACAGGGCCAGGACAACAGCAACCGAAATCAGCGACAGGGTGACATAGGTCGACCTTTCGATATCGGTCTTGGGCGAGAAAAGGGATCTGGTCCACATGATGCTTGCTCTTTAAGCTTGGGTGTTCGTGTTACTTGACGATGTCGGCAGCCAGCAGACTTTTCGGATCAGCGTCCAGCGTGATCAGGCCGCTTTCCTTGCCAAGGGTCATGGCATTGGCAATGGTGGCAACGATGCCATCCGGGTTGGACGGGTCCATGAAGGTCTTGTTCATGGCAGCATCGTAAAACGCGATGCCCGAACGGGTGTCGGCAAAGACCGCCGGATCATCAAGCCAGCCACCAACGCCTTTGGCCATAATCACGTCGGCTGCTTCTTCGTTTTCTTTCTGCCAGGCAACGGCCTTGGCCCATGCGCGATAAAGGGCTTCCATTTCCGGACGACGGGCCTCCAAGGTTTCCTCGGTCGTGACCGCGATGTCGGTGATCAGGCCAGGTGCCTTGGAACTGTCAATCAGCAGGTGACCATGTTCGGTATCCTGCCCGCGGGTCAGCCATGGTTCCCACGTCACGGCGGCGTCAACACGCTTGGCAACAAAGGCCGCACCGGCGTCCCCGGCCGACATGTTCATCGAGTTAACGTCAGAAAGACTCATGCCGGCTTCCTTGAGAAGGACGCTCAGGAAGAACTGCGAAACGGAGCCCTCGGTATAGGCGACATTTTTGCCTTTGAGGTCGGCAAGGCTTTTGATGTCGGCATTGGCGACAATTCCGTCGCCGCCACGTGAATCATCAAGTGCAAACAGATAGGTCAGGGGATGGTCTTTGGTGTAAAAACCAAGCACGGTGTCAATGGTGGTAACCGCAACATCAATCCGACCAGCGGCAAGGGCCGGCATACGGGTTTTGACGTCTTCCATGACGACGAGTTTGACATCAAGGCCTTCGTCTTCAAAGAAGCCTTCTTCCTGCGCGATATAAAGCGGGCCATAGCCAACCCAGGTGGAGTGGGCAATGGTCAGTTCCTCGGCCGAGGCGGCGGTGGACAGCGAGAAGGCGGTTGCGAGGGCCGCACCCGACAGGCAGATTTTCGAAAGAATGCGTTTCATAGATGGTGTCTCCGGTGTGAGATGCTCTCTGATGGGTTTTGGTCTTTTTTGGTATGCCTAGCCCGATTTTCGGTTCGGGTTTTTGGTGGCGTTTGACCCGGCTAAGGCGCACAGCAATTCATACATGAGCGAGATGCCAAGCCAGGCTGTTCCTCCCGACGGATCAAAAGGTGGGGACACTTCAACAAGGTCCGCCCCCACAAGGTTTAGGTCGCCTAGATGCCGGATCATTTTTTGCGCCTCGCGACTGGTGAAACCGCCGATTTCCGGTGTGCCGGTGCCCGGCGCAAAGGCGGGATCGACGGAATCAATATCAAAACTGACATAGGTTTTATCGCGGCCAACAATGTCGCGGGCCTCGGCCATGACCTGATCAATGCCGCGATCAAGGACCTCTTCCATGCGGATGATGCGCACCCCTTGGGCGAGGCCCCATTCAACATCTTCGCCGTCATACATCGTGCCGCGAATGCCGATCTGAACCACGCGTTTGGGGTCAAGGTAACCGTCCTCGATCGCGCGGCGGAACGGCGTGCCGTGGGTGTATTTGAAACCGTTGAAATAGCTGTCAAACAGATCGGTATGGGCATCGAAATGCACCATGCCAAGCGGGCCGTTGACGGCGAGTGCCTTCAGGATCGGATAGGACAGCAAATGGTCGCCACCAGCACTTAGCGGTGTGATGCCCTTTGATTTCAGGTCGGCAACAAAGCCGGTGACACTTTCAAGCGTATCCATGATGTCGGCCGGGTTGACCGGCGCATCGCCCAGATCGGCAATGTTGCGGTCTTCAAACGGGTTCTGGCCGGTCGCCGGATGTTTCGGGCGGATCATGGTGGAGAGATCACGCAACTGGCGCGGGCCGTGCCGCGCGCCGGGGCGGTTGGTGGTGCCGCCATCCCATGGCACGCCGACCATGGCGATATCGACGTCGCTTAAGGCGGCATCGGATAGTGAAAGATGCGGGGCGCGCATGAAGCTTGCCACCCCGGCATAGCGCGGCAGGGTCATGGCAGAGGGCGGAACAAAGGAAATGCCTGATGCGGCATCAGGTTTGGTGGTGGCGTTGCTCATCTGTGGGGTCCCCGGCGGTGGTGGCGTGTCAAAATTTCCAAAAGACTGCGCAGAGATTGCCATGACGGGACGCGTTCAATAATATGAAACTTTCAAACTAAACGTCCGATTTTCTCAACCTATTGCTTTCACGAAGGTCTGCCGCCGATGTCAGTGACACTTCCGCCGCTTAGTGATGTGGATTTCCGCCAGTTGCGGATTTTCCGAACCATCGTCGAAAGCAATGGCTTTACCGCTGCCCAGGACGAACTGGGCATTTCCAGATCCACCATCAGCACCCAGATGTCCGCACTTGAAACCCGGTTGGGCGTCAAGCTTTGTCGGCGCGGGCGGTCGGGCTTTTCGCTGACCGAACATGGGCAAAAGATCTATAGCGAAGTCATAAAACTGTTTGCCGCGGCCGACTCATTTCGGGCCGAGGTCGGGGCGATCCGTGGCAATATGGTGGGGGAACTTCGCATTGGCGTGGTTGATGCGATGGTCGAAAATCCCAATTGCAAACTGGATCGCGCGATTGCGCTGTTTCATGAACGGGCACCGGGCGTGCATCCGACCTTTGTTGTCGTCTCCCCCAACCAGATTGAAAATGCGTTGCTCAGTCGGCAGATGGAAATTGCCGTCATGCCCAATCAGCCGATGAATGCCGCCGTGCAGATGCAGCAGCTTTTTCACGAAGAACAGACGATGTATTGCGGCAAGGACCATCCGCTGTTTGATAATGCAGACGCAAAAATGCCGATTGAACACCTGGCGGAGCAGAAATACGCCCGGCGCGGCTATTCGGTGGCGCTGGCGTTTCAGTCGCTGTTCAAACATCCGCCCAGTGCGACGGCCTATGATATGGAAGGGCTGGCCTATCTGATCCGAAGCGGCAAGTTTGTCAGCTTCCTGCCGACCCACTTCGCCCGGCAATGGGTAGAGCGCGGCGAGATGCGGGCATTACGGCCCGATCTGCTCAGCTTCAAGATCGCCATGTGTGTGGCGAACTTCCCGCAATCGGTGATGTCACGCATGGCGCGCGTGTTTCGCGAATGCCTGATCGAGGTGCACCCAACCGTGACCGCAATCAAAACCGTGCCGCCGTCGCTTGAGAAGAAATGAGTTAAAGGCGGAAGCGGTTGCGCAAGCCAAGGCCGATAAGGAAGAGGAAGATGAAGCTTAACGCGCCTTGTCCGATCATGATGGCGTCGACCCAAAAGTCTGCATCGCCGGAATAAAGCCTATCGAGCGTGGCTGTTCGTAAGTCACGCGATTGTGGTAGAAAGG comes from the Thalassospira sp. ER-Se-21-Dark genome and includes:
- a CDS encoding ABC transporter ATP-binding protein — protein: MSMLSLRDITVRFEPKGKPPVLALDDVSLDVANDTFSVIVGPSGCGKSTLLRLVAGLETPTSGRLELDGEPINGPSADRGMVFQSYTLFPWLTVRENVMFGPQLKNLAKSECEDIADDLLKAVHLDGFEKSYPKELSGGMRQRVALARALANDPRILLMDEPFGALDSQTRQMMQELLLDVWQSRRKTVLFITHDIDEAIFLGDEVHVMSARPGLIKQSLDINIERPRHIDALTSPEFMDYKRTILSLMHDEAIKAEDAANQRKSA
- a CDS encoding ABC transporter permease gives rise to the protein MWTRSLFSPKTDIERSTYVTLSLISVAVVLALWCLLTYGGITPRDFLAAPHEVVQAGIKRIANMSLFEHMWASLVVILSGFILASVFAVPIGILMGSFRAVQALIEPITGFMRYIPVSALIPLLILWIGIGVEQKIMVIFLGTFFQQLILISDVSARISKDLIDCAYTLGADRRRVVTRVLVPACMPGVMDNLRVTMGWAWTYLVVAELVAADTGLGYMILNAMRGLFTDVILLGVFTIGILGLITDFFFKWARRRLLPWSADF
- a CDS encoding ABC transporter substrate-binding protein, giving the protein MKRILSKICLSGAALATAFSLSTAASAEELTIAHSTWVGYGPLYIAQEEGFFEDEGLDVKLVVMEDVKTRMPALAAGRIDVAVTTIDTVLGFYTKDHPLTYLFALDDSRGGDGIVANADIKSLADLKGKNVAYTEGSVSQFFLSVLLKEAGMSLSDVNSMNMSAGDAGAAFVAKRVDAAVTWEPWLTRGQDTEHGHLLIDSSKAPGLITDIAVTTEETLEARRPEMEALYRAWAKAVAWQKENEEAADVIMAKGVGGWLDDPAVFADTRSGIAFYDAAMNKTFMDPSNPDGIVATIANAMTLGKESGLITLDADPKSLLAADIVK
- a CDS encoding LysR family transcriptional regulator; this translates as MSVTLPPLSDVDFRQLRIFRTIVESNGFTAAQDELGISRSTISTQMSALETRLGVKLCRRGRSGFSLTEHGQKIYSEVIKLFAAADSFRAEVGAIRGNMVGELRIGVVDAMVENPNCKLDRAIALFHERAPGVHPTFVVVSPNQIENALLSRQMEIAVMPNQPMNAAVQMQQLFHEEQTMYCGKDHPLFDNADAKMPIEHLAEQKYARRGYSVALAFQSLFKHPPSATAYDMEGLAYLIRSGKFVSFLPTHFARQWVERGEMRALRPDLLSFKIAMCVANFPQSVMSRMARVFRECLIEVHPTVTAIKTVPPSLEKK
- the speB gene encoding agmatinase, translated to MSNATTKPDAASGISFVPPSAMTLPRYAGVASFMRAPHLSLSDAALSDVDIAMVGVPWDGGTTNRPGARHGPRQLRDLSTMIRPKHPATGQNPFEDRNIADLGDAPVNPADIMDTLESVTGFVADLKSKGITPLSAGGDHLLSYPILKALAVNGPLGMVHFDAHTDLFDSYFNGFKYTHGTPFRRAIEDGYLDPKRVVQIGIRGTMYDGEDVEWGLAQGVRIIRMEEVLDRGIDQVMAEARDIVGRDKTYVSFDIDSVDPAFAPGTGTPEIGGFTSREAQKMIRHLGDLNLVGADLVEVSPPFDPSGGTAWLGISLMYELLCALAGSNATKNPNRKSG